Proteins from a single region of Cydia splendana chromosome 9, ilCydSple1.2, whole genome shotgun sequence:
- the LOC134793687 gene encoding histidine-rich glycoprotein-like — protein MLSRVLTACVLVSACQAIFPFHHHHHHHPAISHQELQKHDGPHHPVHIPIHHHIPIHHHVPLLHHHVPHVPHVPIHHIPHHDHYAFPEYKFEYAVHDHHTGDVKSQHEHRHGDLVKGGYELVEPDGRLRKVEYKADDHTGFNAIVHHSSPHHHVHFAHHHI, from the exons ATGTTGTCTCGC GTACTAACGGCTTGCGTTCTGGTGTCGGCTTGCCAAGCTATCTTCCCGttccaccaccaccaccaccaccacccgGCGATATCCCACCAGGAGCTGCAGAAGCACGACGGGCCCCACCACCCCGTCCACATCCCCATACACCACCACATTCCAATCCACCATCACGTGCCCCTGCTGCACCACCATGTGCCCCATGTGCCCCATGTGCCCATTCACCACATTCCGCATCATGACCACTAT GCGTTCCCCGAGTACAAGTTCGAATACGCCGTGCACGACCACCACACGGGCGACGTGAAGTCGCAGCACGAGCACCGCCACGGTGACCTGGTGAAGGGCGGCTACGAGCTGGTGGAGCCCGACGGTCGCCTCAGGAAGGTCGAGTACAAGGCTGACGACCACACCGG TTTCAACGCCATCGTCCATCACTCATCGCCTCATCATCATGTTCATTTCGCCCATCACCATATCTAA